The Achromobacter pestifer genome includes a region encoding these proteins:
- a CDS encoding LacI family DNA-binding transcriptional regulator: MMDFDVNRTPPERKLARLVDVAERAGVSTATADRVLNRRPGVRASTAQKVFKAAIELDYLPEQEVRAAATPEPLRLVFLLPRGSNRYLRMLGDTVSYAQEHFGPLNARCQVEYVESFNPDALAQALAKHGKRADGIAFMALEHPAVREAVNLLAQQGVPAVTLISDLANSARVAYVGLDNRAAGRTAGYLIARFIGSRAAHVALIAGSRHYRAHEEREGGFLQLYAEQFQAMQVVDLREGYDDAQRNYEQTRQLLEQYPQLAGIYNIGGASDGVARALKEAGQQHRVVFIGHGLTPDTRALLIDGTMDAVITQSPMEALMSCVRIFCNLRDKRSPMNGVELARSQVIFRENLP; encoded by the coding sequence ATGATGGATTTTGATGTGAATCGAACGCCTCCCGAACGCAAGCTGGCGCGCCTGGTCGATGTGGCGGAACGCGCTGGAGTGTCCACCGCCACGGCCGACCGGGTCCTGAACCGCAGGCCCGGCGTGCGCGCCAGCACCGCCCAGAAAGTCTTCAAGGCGGCCATCGAGCTGGACTATCTGCCGGAACAGGAGGTCCGCGCGGCCGCGACGCCCGAACCCCTGCGGCTGGTGTTCCTGCTGCCGCGCGGCAGCAACCGCTACCTGCGCATGCTGGGCGATACCGTCAGCTATGCGCAGGAGCACTTCGGGCCGCTCAACGCCAGGTGCCAGGTCGAGTACGTGGAGAGCTTCAATCCGGACGCGCTCGCGCAGGCCCTGGCCAAACACGGCAAGCGCGCCGACGGCATCGCGTTCATGGCGCTGGAGCACCCGGCGGTGCGCGAGGCCGTCAACCTGCTGGCGCAGCAAGGCGTGCCTGCGGTGACGCTGATTTCCGACCTGGCCAATAGCGCCCGCGTGGCCTATGTAGGCCTGGACAACCGCGCCGCCGGCCGCACCGCGGGCTACCTGATAGCCCGCTTCATCGGCTCTCGCGCGGCGCATGTGGCGCTGATCGCCGGATCGCGCCACTACCGCGCCCACGAAGAGCGCGAAGGCGGCTTCCTGCAGCTGTACGCCGAACAGTTCCAGGCCATGCAGGTGGTGGACTTGCGCGAAGGCTACGACGATGCCCAGCGCAACTACGAGCAGACCCGCCAACTGCTGGAGCAGTATCCCCAGCTCGCCGGCATCTACAACATCGGCGGTGCCTCCGACGGCGTGGCGCGCGCATTGAAGGAAGCGGGGCAGCAGCACCGGGTCGTCTTCATCGGCCACGGCCTCACGCCCGACACCCGCGCGCTGCTGATCGACGGCACCATGGACGCGGTCATCACGCAAAGCCCGATGGAAGCGCTGATGAGCTGCGTGCGCATCTTCTGCAATCTGCGCGACAAGCGCAGCCCGATGAACGGCGTGGAGCTGGCGCGCAGCCAGGTGATCTTCCGGGAAAACCTGCCCTAG
- a CDS encoding LysR family transcriptional regulator, which translates to MDLRWFQDFLTLAECGQFTTAAELRHVSQSAFSRRIQSLETWAGAALIDRGCFPLRLTAAGEQFRSNAAEIVRKVVDARGEAGVTGHDGAVLRVAMPHCLATSHFPSWCVRWKEESGVESLRLHVGNVHDSVEWLAAGVVDLLVCFRHAAEDIQLDPQAYMRTGMEPDFLRLFRPAAMPVDETALYAADSQARYPYVSHAQGAYFRRLVDMSCGDLLQRPVLQRVCETDFVDGARTLVSAGVGLAWLPESSARVSVDAGQIVAIKDRRCAIPMQICMYARRQGPAQEPVERVFNLYTQR; encoded by the coding sequence ATGGATCTACGTTGGTTCCAGGATTTTCTGACTTTGGCGGAATGCGGGCAGTTCACCACGGCGGCCGAACTGCGGCATGTGTCGCAGTCGGCGTTCAGCCGGCGCATCCAGTCCCTGGAAACCTGGGCGGGCGCCGCGCTGATCGACCGGGGCTGCTTTCCCTTGCGGTTGACGGCGGCGGGCGAGCAGTTCCGTTCCAACGCCGCCGAGATCGTGCGCAAGGTGGTGGATGCGCGCGGCGAGGCCGGCGTCACCGGCCATGACGGCGCGGTCCTCAGAGTCGCCATGCCGCATTGCCTGGCAACCTCGCACTTTCCGAGCTGGTGCGTCCGCTGGAAGGAAGAGAGCGGCGTCGAGTCGTTGCGCCTGCATGTGGGCAATGTGCACGATTCGGTCGAGTGGCTGGCGGCCGGCGTGGTGGACCTGCTGGTGTGCTTTCGCCACGCCGCCGAAGACATACAGCTGGACCCGCAAGCCTATATGCGGACCGGCATGGAGCCCGACTTCCTGCGCTTGTTCCGCCCCGCCGCCATGCCGGTGGACGAGACGGCGCTGTACGCCGCCGATTCCCAGGCGCGCTATCCCTATGTGTCGCATGCCCAGGGCGCCTACTTCCGGCGCCTGGTCGATATGTCTTGCGGCGACCTGCTGCAGCGCCCGGTCCTGCAGCGCGTCTGCGAAACCGATTTCGTCGATGGCGCCCGCACGCTGGTCAGCGCCGGCGTCGGGCTGGCGTGGCTGCCGGAGTCCAGCGCCCGGGTGTCGGTGGATGCCGGGCAGATCGTCGCGATCAAGGACAGGCGCTGCGCCATTCCGATGCAGATCTGCATGTATGCGCGCCGCCAGGGGCCGGCCCAGGAGCCGGTGGAGCGCGTGTTCAACCTCTATACCCAACGTTGA
- a CDS encoding transporter substrate-binding domain-containing protein gives MALSSKALIAALTIAMAGPAAAQQLDGTLKKVADTGAITIGHRETSIPFSYYDGNQKPVGYSIDICERIVSAVQARLKRSDIQVKYLPVTSATRIPLMGNGTIDLECASTSNTLDRQQQVAFSVTTFVTGNRFLSQKSSKLRSVDDLKGKVVASTSGTANIRQINELNEKRGLGMRIVPVKEHAEGFLMVETGRAAAFVMDDILLYGLIANAKQPDRYEVSDESLSIEPYAIMLRRDDPQFKALVDDTIKALYAGGEFQALYDRWYRSPLPPKGINLNVAMSEALKRVVAAPTDSGDPAAYR, from the coding sequence ATGGCACTTTCCAGCAAGGCATTGATCGCGGCATTGACGATTGCGATGGCGGGCCCCGCCGCGGCCCAGCAACTGGACGGCACGCTGAAGAAGGTCGCGGACACCGGCGCGATCACCATCGGCCATCGCGAGACCTCGATCCCGTTTTCCTACTATGACGGCAACCAGAAGCCCGTCGGCTACTCCATCGACATCTGCGAGCGCATCGTCAGTGCGGTGCAGGCCCGTCTGAAGCGCAGCGACATCCAGGTGAAATACCTGCCCGTCACCTCGGCCACGCGCATTCCGTTGATGGGCAACGGCACCATAGACCTGGAATGCGCCTCGACTTCCAACACCCTGGACCGCCAGCAGCAGGTGGCGTTCTCGGTCACGACCTTCGTCACCGGCAATCGGTTCCTCAGCCAGAAGTCTTCCAAGTTGCGCAGCGTCGATGATCTGAAGGGCAAGGTCGTGGCCTCGACCTCCGGGACCGCGAACATCCGTCAGATCAACGAGCTGAACGAAAAGCGCGGGCTGGGCATGAGAATCGTGCCCGTGAAGGAGCACGCGGAAGGCTTTCTGATGGTCGAGACCGGCCGCGCCGCCGCCTTCGTCATGGACGACATCCTGCTGTACGGCCTGATCGCCAACGCCAAGCAGCCGGACCGCTACGAGGTGTCCGACGAGTCGCTGTCGATCGAACCCTACGCCATCATGCTGCGCCGCGACGATCCGCAGTTCAAGGCGCTGGTGGACGACACCATCAAGGCTCTCTATGCCGGCGGCGAGTTCCAGGCTCTGTATGACCGCTGGTACCGCAGCCCGCTGCCGCCCAAGGGCATCAACCTGAACGTGGCGATGAGCGAGGCGCTCAAGCGCGTGGTCGCCGCGCCCACCGATTCGGGCGATCCCGCCGCCTACCGCTAG
- a CDS encoding amino acid ABC transporter permease, whose protein sequence is MAYQWNWGVLFAPSPDGGQSYLQTLLDGLSVTVKTAALAWLIALALGLAVGVARTLPCRGVRAAGAVYVEVFRNIPLIVQMFLWYFVLPELLPTAAGDWIKQLPDASFYTAALAIGMYMSARIGEQLRAGIEALPKGQRNAGLALGLTLPQLYWHVLLPNALRTVLPTMTSDCLNTIKNTSVALTIGLAELTAQAHAMQEFSFQVFEAFLTATMAYLALNLIVIVVMRALEYKLRIPGRTAGGRMTKGNRA, encoded by the coding sequence ATGGCATATCAATGGAACTGGGGCGTGCTGTTCGCCCCGTCGCCCGATGGCGGGCAATCCTATCTGCAGACCCTGCTGGATGGGTTGAGCGTGACGGTCAAGACGGCGGCGCTGGCCTGGCTGATTGCGCTGGCGCTGGGCCTGGCGGTCGGCGTGGCGCGCACGCTGCCTTGCCGCGGGGTGCGCGCGGCAGGGGCCGTCTATGTGGAAGTGTTCCGGAACATCCCGCTGATCGTGCAGATGTTCCTGTGGTACTTCGTCTTGCCGGAGCTGCTGCCGACCGCGGCCGGAGACTGGATCAAGCAGCTGCCCGACGCGTCCTTCTACACGGCGGCGCTGGCCATCGGCATGTACATGTCCGCGCGCATCGGCGAACAGCTGCGCGCCGGGATCGAGGCCTTGCCCAAGGGGCAGCGCAACGCGGGCCTGGCGCTGGGCCTGACCTTGCCGCAGCTGTACTGGCATGTGCTTTTGCCCAACGCGCTGCGCACGGTCCTGCCCACCATGACGTCGGACTGCCTGAACACCATCAAGAACACCTCGGTGGCGCTGACGATAGGGCTGGCGGAACTGACCGCCCAGGCCCATGCGATGCAGGAGTTTTCGTTCCAGGTGTTCGAGGCCTTCCTGACGGCGACCATGGCCTATCTGGCGCTCAACCTCATCGTGATCGTGGTGATGCGCGCGCTCGAGTACAAGCTGCGTATTCCGGGCCGGACGGCTGGCGGGCGCATGACGAAGGGGAACCGGGCATGA
- a CDS encoding amino acid ABC transporter permease, translating into MTDFDLQSIIDALPYLILSGLRFTLLLTFTSTVGGLLLGTLLAIARLYGGRLVAWPATVYVNLFRSLPLVLVIFLIYFILPYALQAITGSERPIVLGAMGSAFITFILFEAAYFSEIIRAGVGSVGPGQYAAGSALGLRHGQVLRKVILPQAFRNMLPVLLTQVIVIFQETALVYVLSLTDFLGAATKIAQRDNRLVEMYMLVALVFFVISFTASRGVRALRARIGA; encoded by the coding sequence ATGACGGATTTTGATCTGCAATCGATTATTGACGCCTTGCCATACCTGATCCTGTCCGGCTTGCGCTTCACCCTGTTGTTGACCTTCACGTCGACCGTGGGCGGCCTGCTGCTGGGCACCTTGCTGGCTATTGCGCGGCTCTACGGCGGCCGCCTGGTGGCGTGGCCCGCAACGGTGTACGTGAACCTGTTCCGCTCATTGCCGCTGGTGCTGGTGATTTTCCTGATCTATTTCATCCTGCCCTACGCGCTGCAAGCGATCACGGGGTCCGAACGGCCCATCGTGCTGGGCGCCATGGGGTCGGCCTTCATTACCTTCATCCTGTTCGAAGCCGCGTACTTTTCCGAAATCATCCGGGCGGGGGTAGGCAGCGTGGGGCCAGGCCAGTATGCCGCCGGCAGCGCCCTGGGGCTGAGGCACGGGCAGGTGCTGCGCAAGGTGATCCTGCCGCAGGCGTTTCGCAACATGCTGCCGGTGCTGCTGACCCAGGTGATCGTCATCTTCCAGGAAACGGCGCTGGTCTACGTTCTGTCGCTGACCGATTTCCTCGGCGCGGCGACCAAGATCGCGCAGCGCGACAACCGCCTGGTCGAGATGTACATGCTGGTGGCGCTGGTGTTTTTCGTGATCTCGTTCACCGCTTCGCGCGGCGTGCGGGCGCTGCGCGCCCGGATCGGGGCCTGA
- a CDS encoding amino acid ABC transporter ATP-binding protein — protein MIEIQNVGKRYGDLPVLKQCSLRVQRGEVVVVCGPSGSGKSTLIKCVNRLEPFDAGRIVVDGTDVGAAGTDLPKLRARVGMVFQHFELFPHLTVLENVCLGQVSVLGRSRAQALEKAAALLDRVGVAAHRDKHPGQLSGGQQQRVAIARALAMDPVVMLFDEPTSALDPEMIGEVLDVMTGLARDGMTMMVVTHEMGFARRVADRVVFMESGEIVDDASAEAFFGNAASARSRAFLSRIISH, from the coding sequence ATGATCGAAATTCAAAACGTCGGCAAGCGCTACGGCGACTTGCCGGTGCTCAAGCAGTGTTCGCTGCGCGTGCAGCGCGGCGAGGTCGTGGTGGTCTGCGGGCCGTCCGGGTCGGGCAAGTCCACGCTGATCAAATGCGTGAACCGGCTGGAACCCTTCGATGCGGGCCGCATCGTGGTGGACGGCACCGACGTCGGCGCAGCCGGCACGGACCTGCCGAAGCTGCGCGCCCGCGTCGGCATGGTGTTCCAGCACTTCGAGCTGTTCCCGCATCTGACGGTGCTGGAGAACGTCTGCCTGGGGCAGGTCAGCGTGCTGGGCCGCAGCCGCGCGCAAGCGCTGGAGAAGGCGGCGGCGCTGCTGGACCGCGTCGGCGTGGCGGCGCATCGCGATAAGCATCCGGGGCAGCTTTCCGGCGGTCAGCAGCAGCGGGTCGCGATCGCGCGGGCGCTCGCCATGGATCCGGTGGTGATGCTGTTCGACGAGCCGACCTCGGCGCTGGACCCGGAAATGATCGGCGAAGTGCTCGATGTGATGACGGGGCTGGCGCGCGACGGCATGACCATGATGGTCGTCACGCACGAGATGGGATTCGCGCGCCGCGTCGCCGACCGTGTCGTGTTCATGGAATCCGGAGAGATCGTCGACGACGCCAGCGCCGAGGCGTTCTTCGGCAACGCCGCGTCGGCGCGCTCGCGCGCTTTCCTGTCCCGCATCATCAGCCACTGA
- a CDS encoding D-amino acid aminotransferase has protein sequence MSSIFHINGSLVPAEQAVIPALDRGFLFGDGVYEVIAVIDGLLLEFERHAARLARSLAEVGIRNPLPRDTLLARCRELVLRNGLREGSVYVQVTRGTDSKRDFAFPADVEPTVMMYVSEKSLRVNPLAESGVRAASVPDMRWQRRDIKSVSLIAQVLAKQAAQASGAFEALMVDADGVVTEGASSSALLVDAQGRIVVRPLSREILPGCTRAAVLALAAKRGVAVEERKFTLDECRRASELVLTSALHFVLPVIDLDGQPVGTGRPGPVCRELRQLYMEYALASAL, from the coding sequence ATGTCCTCCATTTTCCATATCAACGGCAGTCTTGTTCCGGCCGAACAGGCCGTCATCCCGGCGCTGGACCGGGGATTCCTTTTCGGCGACGGCGTCTATGAGGTGATCGCGGTGATCGACGGCCTGCTGCTGGAGTTCGAGCGGCACGCCGCCCGCCTGGCGCGCAGCCTGGCCGAGGTCGGCATCCGCAATCCGCTGCCGCGCGACACGCTGCTTGCGCGTTGCCGCGAGCTGGTGCTGCGCAACGGCCTGCGCGAAGGGTCCGTCTACGTGCAGGTGACGCGCGGCACGGACAGCAAGCGCGACTTTGCTTTTCCTGCCGACGTCGAACCCACCGTGATGATGTACGTCAGCGAGAAGTCCCTGCGCGTCAATCCGCTGGCCGAATCGGGCGTGCGGGCGGCAAGCGTGCCCGACATGCGCTGGCAGCGGCGCGACATCAAGAGCGTGTCGCTGATCGCGCAGGTGCTGGCCAAGCAGGCGGCGCAGGCCTCGGGCGCGTTCGAGGCGCTGATGGTCGATGCCGACGGCGTGGTGACGGAGGGCGCGTCATCGAGCGCGTTGCTGGTCGACGCGCAAGGGCGGATCGTGGTGCGGCCCTTGTCGCGCGAGATTCTGCCGGGCTGCACGCGCGCGGCGGTGCTGGCGCTGGCCGCCAAGCGCGGGGTGGCGGTGGAAGAGCGCAAGTTCACGTTGGACGAGTGCAGGCGCGCTTCCGAGCTGGTGTTGACGTCGGCGTTGCACTTCGTGCTGCCGGTGATCGACCTGGACGGCCAGCCCGTCGGCACGGGCCGGCCGGGACCCGTATGCCGGGAACTGCGGCAGCTCTATATGGAGTACGCGCTGGCGTCAGCGCTATAG
- a CDS encoding class I SAM-dependent methyltransferase has translation MSISSLATSPVRDSAQPDLAALKTRQQGTWASGDYAVVGTTLQIVGEQLCESLDVRAGQKVLDVAAGNGNASLAAARRWCDVVSTDYVPALLGRARERAAAEHLKIEFQEADAEALPFPDGGFDAVVSTFGVMFTPDQDKAAAELVRVCRPGGKIGLANWTPDGFIGQVFKTIGKHLPPPAGVKSPALWGTPARIEEMFGPHASSIKTEPRHFVFRYRSPEHWLQVFKTYYGPLLKAFGALDSAAQAALTSDLIVQIDRFNRSGDAAMVVPSEYLEIVVTRR, from the coding sequence ATGTCCATTTCCTCCCTCGCCACCAGCCCCGTGCGCGATTCCGCGCAGCCCGACCTGGCCGCCTTGAAGACACGCCAGCAGGGCACCTGGGCTTCCGGGGACTATGCCGTTGTCGGCACCACGTTGCAGATCGTAGGAGAACAGCTGTGCGAATCGCTGGATGTCCGCGCCGGACAGAAGGTGCTTGATGTGGCCGCCGGCAACGGCAATGCCTCGCTCGCAGCCGCCCGCCGCTGGTGCGACGTCGTTTCGACCGACTACGTGCCGGCGCTGCTTGGACGCGCCCGCGAACGCGCCGCCGCCGAACACTTGAAGATCGAGTTCCAGGAGGCCGATGCCGAAGCCCTGCCGTTCCCGGACGGCGGATTCGACGCGGTCGTCTCCACCTTCGGCGTGATGTTCACCCCCGACCAGGACAAGGCCGCCGCCGAACTGGTGCGAGTGTGCCGGCCGGGCGGCAAGATCGGCTTGGCCAACTGGACCCCCGATGGCTTCATCGGCCAGGTCTTCAAGACCATAGGCAAGCATCTGCCGCCGCCTGCCGGCGTCAAGTCGCCCGCCCTGTGGGGCACCCCGGCGCGCATCGAGGAAATGTTTGGCCCGCACGCATCCTCGATCAAGACCGAGCCGCGCCACTTCGTGTTCCGCTATCGCTCGCCCGAGCACTGGCTGCAAGTCTTCAAGACCTACTACGGCCCGCTGCTCAAGGCATTTGGCGCGCTGGATTCGGCGGCGCAGGCCGCGCTGACCAGCGATCTCATAGTGCAAATAGACCGGTTCAACCGCTCTGGCGATGCCGCGATGGTCGTACCCAGTGAATACCTGGAAATCGTGGTGACCCGCCGGTGA
- a CDS encoding transcriptional regulator yields MEAGVVAGVESARVSAGPAPPAGSGPGGEVRLRLLGPMGISRAGAALALPPSRKLRALVAYLALAPHPVQRAHLCELLWDIPNDPRGELRWCLSKARALLDEPGRRRVETAQDTVRLDLADCHVDAIEIGSAMQQGIAQLDCGRLQALAALFAGDFLEGLEIDRNPFFNNWLTAQRRRLRACHAAVLEHLAASLPAASGETFACLDQWLQLVPFDRRAHEMLLGLLAQRGQWREGEEHLAAAVRAFEADGLDWRPLRDVWRELRGRASQAPRQDAAPGEASEVPLSDARDRAGRASIAVMPFADRSAQAGVRGGLADGLAYDIITRLAKLRSLFVIAQGTVFALDQRNVGPDEAGRTLNVDYVVSGSLQRRDKRIAVSVEIVESRTARIVWADVYDRELDDAFLALDEIGNRIVAAIDLEIEAAERNRAILRPPNSLDAWQAHHRGLWHMYRFNRADNEQARHFFETALRLDPTFSRAYAGLSFTHWQDAFQRWGEQAPAIDLAFEAAGQGLIADDRDPAAHWAMGRALWLRGNQDQSLAELARAVDLSPNFALAHYTLGFVNCQSGDAEAAIGSSDHSRDLSPYDPLLFGMLAVRALALVRLGRYEEAAGWALKAAARPNAHVHILAIAACCLAIAGKDDETSGLLAAIRKTHPSYRVDDFLAAFRLAGDAEALFRAGARRIGLG; encoded by the coding sequence ATGGAGGCGGGCGTGGTAGCCGGCGTGGAATCGGCCCGGGTATCGGCCGGCCCCGCGCCGCCGGCCGGTTCCGGCCCCGGAGGCGAGGTCCGGCTGCGCCTGCTTGGACCCATGGGAATCAGCCGGGCGGGCGCCGCCCTGGCGCTGCCGCCGTCGCGCAAGCTGCGCGCGCTCGTCGCCTATCTGGCGCTTGCGCCGCATCCCGTGCAGCGCGCGCACCTGTGCGAGCTGCTGTGGGACATTCCGAACGATCCGCGCGGCGAGCTGCGCTGGTGCCTCAGCAAGGCCAGGGCCTTGCTGGACGAGCCCGGCCGGCGCAGGGTGGAGACGGCGCAGGACACGGTGAGGCTGGACCTGGCCGACTGCCATGTGGACGCCATCGAAATCGGCAGCGCGATGCAGCAGGGCATCGCCCAGCTGGACTGCGGGCGGCTGCAAGCGCTGGCCGCGCTGTTTGCGGGTGATTTCCTCGAGGGGCTCGAGATCGACCGCAATCCCTTTTTCAACAACTGGCTGACCGCGCAGCGCCGGCGTTTGCGGGCCTGCCATGCCGCGGTCCTGGAGCATCTGGCGGCCAGTCTGCCGGCTGCGTCGGGCGAGACCTTCGCCTGCCTGGACCAGTGGTTGCAGCTGGTCCCGTTCGATCGGCGCGCGCACGAGATGCTGCTGGGCTTGCTGGCGCAGCGCGGCCAATGGCGCGAAGGCGAGGAGCATCTGGCCGCGGCAGTGCGCGCCTTCGAGGCGGACGGGCTGGACTGGCGGCCCTTGCGCGATGTATGGCGGGAGTTGAGGGGGCGCGCCAGCCAGGCGCCAAGGCAGGACGCCGCGCCAGGAGAGGCGTCCGAGGTACCGCTCTCGGACGCCCGGGACCGCGCGGGCCGCGCTTCGATCGCGGTGATGCCGTTCGCGGACCGCTCGGCGCAGGCCGGCGTGCGGGGTGGGCTGGCCGATGGCCTGGCCTACGACATCATCACGCGGCTGGCCAAGCTGCGCAGCCTGTTCGTCATCGCCCAAGGCACGGTTTTCGCCCTGGACCAGCGCAACGTGGGGCCGGACGAGGCCGGCCGCACGCTCAACGTGGACTATGTGGTGAGCGGGTCGCTGCAGCGCCGGGACAAACGCATCGCCGTGAGCGTGGAAATCGTGGAGTCCAGGACCGCGCGCATCGTGTGGGCGGACGTCTATGACCGGGAGCTGGATGACGCCTTTCTGGCCCTGGACGAAATCGGCAACCGGATCGTGGCCGCCATCGACCTCGAAATCGAGGCCGCAGAGCGCAACCGCGCCATTCTGAGGCCGCCGAACTCCCTGGACGCCTGGCAGGCCCATCACCGCGGCCTGTGGCATATGTACCGCTTCAACCGGGCCGACAACGAGCAGGCGCGGCACTTTTTCGAGACGGCCTTGCGGCTCGACCCGACGTTCTCGCGGGCCTATGCGGGCCTGTCGTTCACCCATTGGCAGGACGCGTTCCAGCGTTGGGGCGAGCAGGCGCCGGCCATCGATCTGGCGTTCGAGGCCGCTGGCCAGGGCCTGATCGCCGACGACCGCGACCCGGCGGCGCACTGGGCCATGGGGCGGGCGCTATGGCTGCGCGGCAACCAGGACCAGTCGTTGGCCGAACTGGCGCGCGCCGTGGACCTGAGCCCCAATTTCGCCCTGGCGCATTACACCCTGGGCTTCGTCAACTGCCAGTCGGGCGATGCCGAGGCGGCGATAGGCTCGTCCGACCATTCGCGCGACCTCAGTCCCTACGACCCGTTGCTGTTCGGCATGCTGGCCGTGCGCGCGCTGGCGCTGGTGCGCCTGGGCCGGTACGAGGAAGCCGCCGGCTGGGCGCTGAAGGCGGCGGCCCGCCCCAACGCCCACGTACACATCCTGGCGATCGCGGCCTGCTGCCTGGCGATAGCCGGCAAGGACGACGAAACCTCCGGCCTGCTGGCCGCGATCCGCAAGACGCATCCCTCGTACCGCGTGGACGATTTCCTGGCGGCCTTCCGCCTGGCCGGGGATGCCGAGGCGCTGTTCCGGGCGGGCGCGCGCCGCATCGGGCTGGGCTGA
- the nirD gene encoding nitrite reductase small subunit NirD → MDALIREPQDWRPVCRRQDLVPNSGVVALVDGAQIALFYVPQAAGDGVYAMENRDPKSGANVIGRGIVGHMGGELVVASPLYKQHFRLADGACVQHPEQRLRTWRARLNGDAVEIA, encoded by the coding sequence ATGGACGCCCTGATCCGCGAACCCCAAGACTGGCGGCCGGTATGCCGGCGCCAGGATCTGGTGCCCAATTCCGGCGTGGTGGCGCTGGTGGATGGCGCGCAGATCGCGCTGTTCTACGTGCCGCAAGCCGCCGGCGACGGCGTCTACGCGATGGAAAACCGCGACCCCAAGTCCGGCGCCAACGTCATCGGCCGCGGCATCGTCGGCCATATGGGCGGCGAACTCGTCGTGGCCTCGCCGCTCTACAAGCAGCATTTCCGGCTCGCCGACGGCGCGTGCGTGCAGCACCCGGAACAACGGCTGCGGACCTGGCGGGCGCGCTTGAACGGCGATGCGGTGGAGATCGCCTGA